DNA sequence from the archaeon BMS3Bbin15 genome:
TTGATAAATGCAAGCACATCATCTCCACCAGCATAAACAAGTTTACCTTTGGGCTCTTTGATAATGTCTTTCACACTTTGTGCAAAAGAGCCCAATTGTTCAGTTAATTTTTTATGGAAGTCTTCTAATCTTATCTTTTCGTGCTCTTCCAAAAACTCTCCAGAAAGCCACCTCCCCATATTGTCTCCATCAAGCATCAATATTGCATAGTACCTGGAAAACGTTACCTTATTTTCTCTGGCTTTTTCAGATATTTTTCTAAGATATACTTTTGCGTCTTCAAGCTTCTCAGCAGGGTAGTTGTTTTTCCTAAAATATCTCTCTGTCAGGCTATCTTCATAATATAGCTCTTCATCAAAATTATCACCAAATATCTCCTCATATTTGTCCAATAAACCACTATCTAAGTTATTAAGTGAATCCATCAGAGCAATTTCGGCAGTAGATGGGTAATTCTTTTCATATTTATCTTTAAAATTTTGATATTTATCCGCAAAGCGTTTGGTAAAACAGACAGCACAAAGACCTTCACCATCGCTCATATACCTGGATGGTTGTCTGTCCAAAGAAACTGCAGAATCCGTAGTATATGCTCTTTTTCTGCCACGATAAAATAATACATTCCTCTCGCCGCATAAAGAGCACTTGCGACCTATTTCGCCTCTGCCGTTATTCAACTGTTTAAATGCTTTAACATTTTTAATGGAGCCGAGATAACTCTCAAGTTCTTTGTATGTAGCTTCATAATTCTTTTCTAAAGGAAGAGCAACCCAATTCACCTGAAGATGAGTTTTTATCTGTGATAAAAAAGAATGTTTAAAATCATTATCATAATTAATATCCAATGAGTCTAAAGCAATTTTTGCTATATCCTCAAATTCAGTTTCCACAAAGTCCTTTAAATCTTTACCTGCTTTTCCTGCATCATCATATTCTATCTCAGCGATGAAACGGTTTGGCTTGGATTTTATATTTTTGTGTGGAAAAATAAATTTACAGTTATTTACCTTATCCTCAATTTCTTTCATGGCAGAGTCAATTAAATGAGATAGCAAGAAGCTCCCTGCATAAAGGTCTTGAGTCTTACGCGCCTGACCAATGAAAGATTGGACTGGGCCAACAGTAAAAAGGAAGAGATATTTATTCATAAGATATCACCCTTGCCTTTTCCAAAAGCCATTTAAGCGGTTTAAGATATTCATTTTTGATATTCTCAAATATCTCTCTTGACTTTACAGATTCATAGACATGAACCAGTTCATTTCTATCTTCAATCATTTTTAGCCATATATCCTCATCACTGATTAAATCATTGATAAATGCTTGTTTGAAACAATCTCTGGGATTTTTACATATAATGCCTTGATTTGCCATAACCTCTTTTATCAGTTTCCATGAGAGTTCATAGCAAAGTTCAAATCGCTTGATTGTGCCATCAATCTCAAGATCAGTTTTTGCTTCTTTAGCCGCAGTTTCTAAATTATCAAAGGCGTTTTTAAAATCAATGAATATCCTTTTTAGTCTACCATTCATAGTTCTATACCCTCAGCCTTGATTTTGTCTTTAAAAGACTTATCAATCTTTTTAAGCTTTATTATATCAATAGCACCACTTATATTAGCAAGCTCTATGCTTTTATCGGTTTCAATAGCGATATCAATATCAGATTTTTTATGGAAATCTCCTCTTGCTTTTGATCCAAAAAGAATCATTTTCTCCGGTGAAAGTTCCTTTTCAATCTTCGCCTTAACTTCGTTTAATCTATCTGGAATGGACAATACTCTCTCGCTTCCTTTTTTCTTAAGAATACCCCAGAATTCATCAAGCCTGTCATAAGTTGGTTTCTGAAGTTTAGACCTGCCTTTTAAGACGGTATCTTCTGGTAAAAATTCCCCTGACAGCCGTAAAGCCAACCAATAGTATTTATCTCCAACTTTTAAGATTTTAAATATCAAAGGAGAGCTACGCCGATTAACATCTCTATTACTGGTCTCAATGTGCTTTCTCGGTAATCCGAATGATGCAGTGCCAAAAATATCGCTCTTATAGTCTGCGCGAAAACGGGCAAATTCACTTCCTATATTATTTAACGCTTCTTTCCACCCATTAAAGCTGTTGTTGGAAATTATAAATCTTGAGATAGATAAATTCGAATACTCTGAAATAAACTGTGTTCTCTTATTTTTATTCACAACCGATTTTGCTTTGTTATAATTATGAACGAGCCATTTCGCTACATCATCACAATCTCTGCCAGTTAGTAAAAAATCAGGTTCGGCTTCACCTAAAAGATTGTCACCATCTTTAATATTTGTAATGGCAATATTTCCTCCTCCTCGCCTTGCCCTTGTGCCTATTCCGCCTAGATAGGCCAATGTCCAAAATGAAGCCACTGCTTGCTTTAAAACATCAAGGTATTGACTTTTTATCTCTACGGTAAATTTTTGGTTATCTTTAATATAGTATTTACCACCACCTAAGACAGTTGAATATAATAAATAACCTATACCTGCATCATCGCCATCTAATCTATTTTCTTGCCTATTATAACTCCATTTTAAGTTATAATCATTTCTTATATTGCTTCCTCTTTCCGGTTCATTATCGCTTTTTACCCTGAGCAATATCCTACTTCTCCCCTCTTTTTCCCCACTTCCCCCAAATATTTCCACCTCTTCTTCTTTCAGATCTTTAATGGACAAATGACCATTCATTGCCCTCCACCAGAAACGCATTGCCCCTTTGATTGAAGGAGGTCTTAGTTCTGGCGTTCTTCCGTCTGCTCCAGCAAGGAACATTGGTGTAATAGTTTCACATTCAAAGGTTATGGTTTTTATTATAAACCCTCCAGTAATCTACTCTGTTACATATTGACATTATAGCATATAAATTTATACGCATTTTTCCGTGTTTAATAATCCTGTGAAAACATTTTGGTTGAGTGATTTAGAATCAGATATGATAATGATACTATCAGACATGGCCTTCGTTAATCCTCTCAGCGGTTTTGTAAGCATCATACATCCCCCATATCCAGACAAAAGGAAAAGTGATGAAGCCAATCAGTATGCCCATCAGGAAGATATTAATGACCTGAATGAAGATAAGCAGGATACCCTTAACTCTCTGACCGTTGTAAATTTGCCCCAAACCTGTGAAAAAGAAGCTCAAAATAGCTGCTACACTTGAATCCTTCTTTTTAGAGCCTGGAACTGACTGTCGCACGCCACATTTTGGACAGATTTCTGCTTTCTCATCAATTTTCTCCCCGCAATTCACACAATATTTTTCACCCTTTAGCTGTTCAGCCATGAGTTACACCTCCTTCAACATGTATAATCCATTTCAATTCCACCCTTACTGAATTAAGCCCGAAGGTCTGTTAATCCTTCTAAAGTTTCTATTGGCCACACATATATATCTGTCGTTTTGGAGTGTTAATCCACCTAATATCAGTCCCATCTTAAATTCGCCATCATATTTTTGATATGTTTTATTTACTCCCTCAAGGAAAAAGATTTAATAATCTTAAGGTCAAACTATTTCTTATTAAAATTACTGAGGCATTATCATGGACCTGCTGGAATATCAAAGCAAGAAGATTTTTTCGAATACAGGAATACCAGTGCCCAGAGGTGAGGTTTCTGAGAATCCTGAAGAAGCCTCAAATGTGGCTGAGAAGCTTGGTGAAGTTGTGCTT
Encoded proteins:
- a CDS encoding TM2 domain protein, which codes for MAEQLKGEKYCVNCGEKIDEKAEICPKCGVRQSVPGSKKKDSSVAAILSFFFTGLGQIYNGQRVKGILLIFIQVINIFLMGILIGFITFPFVWIWGMYDAYKTAERINEGHV
- a CDS encoding nucleotidyltransferase substrate binding protein like protein — encoded protein: MNGRLKRIFIDFKNAFDNLETAAKEAKTDLEIDGTIKRFELCYELSWKLIKEVMANQGIICKNPRDCFKQAFINDLISDEDIWLKMIEDRNELVHVYESVKSREIFENIKNEYLKPLKWLLEKARVISYE
- a CDS encoding CRISPR-associated protein, producing MNKYLFLFTVGPVQSFIGQARKTQDLYAGSFLLSHLIDSAMKEIEDKVNNCKFIFPHKNIKSKPNRFIAEIEYDDAGKAGKDLKDFVETEFEDIAKIALDSLDINYDNDFKHSFLSQIKTHLQVNWVALPLEKNYEATYKELESYLGSIKNVKAFKQLNNGRGEIGRKCSLCGERNVLFYRGRKRAYTTDSAVSLDRQPSRYMSDGEGLCAVCFTKRFADKYQNFKDKYEKNYPSTAEIALMDSLNNLDSGLLDKYEEIFGDNFDEELYYEDSLTERYFRKNNYPAEKLEDAKVYLRKISEKARENKVTFSRYYAILMLDGDNMGRWLSGEFLEEHEKIRLEDFHKKLTEQLGSFAQSVKDIIKEPKGKLVYAGGDDVLAFINLNQLLPLMKRLREEFPKFEGFGFEIKGNNKSSPSVGIAIAHYKTPLSEALNWARKMEKEAKKNGGRDAFAIAVLKRSGGISKTMFKWQYGDSSSIEILEHLIKSLKPKEGSEQADFSNTFIKNLGIEFRWLMDEEGKYKEGDIIKTEMKRLVGRSCLMTRGEGETKEDFKKKKKQAIADLTEKLDRLYTNKSLDNFLSSLEIADFIKRGGS
- a CDS encoding nucleotidyltransferase domain protein, yielding MFLAGADGRTPELRPPSIKGAMRFWWRAMNGHLSIKDLKEEEVEIFGGSGEKEGRSRILLRVKSDNEPERGSNIRNDYNLKWSYNRQENRLDGDDAGIGYLLYSTVLGGGKYYIKDNQKFTVEIKSQYLDVLKQAVASFWTLAYLGGIGTRARRGGGNIAITNIKDGDNLLGEAEPDFLLTGRDCDDVAKWLVHNYNKAKSVVNKNKRTQFISEYSNLSISRFIISNNSFNGWKEALNNIGSEFARFRADYKSDIFGTASFGLPRKHIETSNRDVNRRSSPLIFKILKVGDKYYWLALRLSGEFLPEDTVLKGRSKLQKPTYDRLDEFWGILKKKGSERVLSIPDRLNEVKAKIEKELSPEKMILFGSKARGDFHKKSDIDIAIETDKSIELANISGAIDIIKLKKIDKSFKDKIKAEGIEL